The following are encoded in a window of Microvirga ossetica genomic DNA:
- a CDS encoding Flp family type IVb pilin yields the protein MKSLVRRFLKDKTGATAIEYGLVAGIVSIAIVVALTLMAAPLESFYGNIRDGVASVSK from the coding sequence ATGAAGTCTCTCGTCAGGCGTTTCCTGAAGGACAAGACCGGCGCAACAGCGATCGAGTACGGGCTTGTCGCGGGCATCGTTTCGATTGCGATCGTCGTGGCGTTGACGCTGATGGCTGCCCCGTTGGAGTCCTTCTACGGAAACATCCGGGACGGAGTTGCGTCCGTCAGCAAGTGA